A single genomic interval of Pectinophora gossypiella chromosome 22, ilPecGoss1.1, whole genome shotgun sequence harbors:
- the LOC126377217 gene encoding uncharacterized protein LOC126377217 → MGKDCASGIFSPTCLKIEALSLLEKLNTKEEVNLLPGLSLVKDPSKENGSKAEEFAAELARALPSKPDERLDKYLLFRLGSYLDTHSVKLRLLDDSATEEARALIGEARGKGGVLGGGKKGGMGGLMAMALMMKGTLMSIGLGGLAMLAGKALMTAMMSLLLSAIIGIKSLSSGQKSTTYEIVSKPIYSHSHSHSTAHEDVGAYGHSGYGRNLNVRRR, encoded by the exons ATGGGAAAGGATTGCGCCAGTGGCATCTTCAGTCCGACGTGTTTGAAAATAGAAGCATTATCCTTGCTTGAAAAATTAAACACTAAAGAAGAAGTGAACCTCCTGCCAGGATTGAGTTTAGTGAAAGACCCTAGCAAGGAGAATGGTAGCAAAGCCGAAGAGTTTGCAGCTGAATTGGCGAGAGCTTTGCCGTCCAAACCCGATGAACGTCTCGACAAATACCTACTGTTCAGATTGGGAAGTTACTTAGATACTCATTCAGTGAAGTTGAGGCTGTTGGATGATAGTGCTACGGAGGAAGCCAGGGCCTTGATTGGTGAAGCGAGAGGCAAGGGAGGCGTCCTCGGGGGAGGGAAGAAAGGAGGCATGGGAGGACTTATGGCTATGGCGTTGATGATGAAAG GTACCCTAATGTCAATCGGTCTCGGCGGCCTAGCAATGTTGGCTGGTAAGGCTCTAATGACAGCAATGATGTCCCTCCTCCTCTCAGCCATCATCGGCATCAAATCGCTGTCATCAGGCCAAAAATCCACTACTTACGAGATTGTCTCGAAACCTATATATAGCCACTCCCATAGTCACTCCACTGCCCACGAGGATGTGGGCGCATATGGGCATTCTGGGTACGGGAGAAACTTAAACGTAAGAAGACGTTGA